The following proteins come from a genomic window of Streptococcus pneumoniae:
- the apf gene encoding aggregation-promoting factor codes for MKSITKKIKATLAGVAALFAVFSPSFVSAQESSTYTVKEGDTLSEIAETHNTTVEKLAENNHIDNIHLIYVDQELVIDGPVAPVATPAPATYAAPAAQDETVSAPVVSETVVSTVSGSEAEAKEWIAQKESGGSYTATNGRYIGRYQLTDSYLNGDYSAENQERVADAYVAGRYGSWTAAKNFWLNNGWY; via the coding sequence ATGAAATCAATAACTAAAAAGATTAAAGCAACTCTTGCAGGAGTAGCTGCCTTGTTTGCAGTATTTTCTCCATCATTTGTATCTGCTCAAGAATCATCAACTTACACTGTTAAAGAAGGTGATACACTTTCAGAAATCGCTGAAACTCACAACACAACAGTTGAAAAATTGGCAGAAAACAACCACATTGATAACATTCATTTGATTTATGTTGATCAAGAGTTGGTTATCGATGGCCCTGTAGCGCCTGTTGCAACACCAGCGCCAGCTACTTATGCGGCACCAGCCGCTCAAGATGAAACTGTTTCAGCTCCAGTAGTAAGTGAAACAGTTGTTTCAACTGTAAGCGGATCTGAAGCAGAAGCCAAAGAATGGATCGCTCAAAAAGAATCAGGTGGTAGCTATACAGCTACAAATGGACGTTATATCGGACGTTACCAATTAACAGATTCATACCTGAACGGTGACTACTCAGCTGAAAACCAAGAACGTGTAGCAGATGCCTACGTTGCAGGACGTTACGGTTCATGGACTGCTGCTAAAAACTTCTGGCTTAACAATGGCTGGTATTAA
- the sdaAB gene encoding L-serine ammonia-lyase, iron-sulfur-dependent subunit beta: MKSLRFQSVFDIIGPVMIGPSSSHTAGAVRIGKIVSSIFDDTPTEVEFQLFNSFAKTYRGHGTDLALVAGILGMDTDDPEIPNSLEIAHKRGIKIVWTIQKDSNAPHPNTTKITVKNAHKTISVTGISIGGGNIQVTELNGFAVSLNMNTPTIIIVHQDIPGMIALVTEALSRYGINIAQMNVTREKAGEKAIMIIEVDSRNCDEAIEEIRKIPHLHNVNFFK; the protein is encoded by the coding sequence ATGAAATCACTTCGTTTTCAATCTGTCTTTGATATCATCGGACCAGTTATGATTGGCCCATCTAGTAGCCATACCGCTGGTGCTGTTCGTATTGGGAAGATTGTCTCTTCCATTTTTGATGATACTCCGACAGAAGTTGAATTCCAACTTTTTAACTCATTTGCCAAGACCTATCGTGGTCACGGAACAGACCTAGCCCTTGTTGCAGGTATTTTAGGAATGGATACAGATGATCCTGAAATTCCAAATAGTCTGGAAATTGCCCACAAGCGTGGTATCAAGATTGTCTGGACCATTCAGAAAGACAGCAATGCCCCTCACCCTAACACCACTAAAATTACTGTTAAAAATGCCCACAAGACCATCAGCGTGACTGGTATTTCTATCGGTGGAGGAAATATTCAGGTAACCGAACTCAATGGTTTTGCCGTCTCTCTCAATATGAATACACCGACTATCATCATCGTTCATCAAGATATTCCAGGTATGATTGCCCTTGTTACAGAGGCGCTTTCCCGCTATGGTATCAATATCGCCCAGATGAATGTCACTCGTGAAAAAGCTGGTGAAAAAGCCATTATGATTATCGAAGTTGACAGTCGCAACTGTGATGAGGCTATCGAAGAAATTCGAAAAATCCCTCATCTCCACAATGTCAATTTCTTTAAATAG
- the sdaAA gene encoding L-serine ammonia-lyase, iron-sulfur-dependent, subunit alpha has protein sequence MFYSIKELVEQADLDFQGNVAELMITTEFELTGREREEVFLLMERNLEVMKASVQLGLNENKSRSGLTGGDAAKLDHYIKNEKTLSDYTILSAARNAIAVNEHNAKMGLVCATPTAGSAGCLPSVLTAAIEKLDLSHEQQLDFLFAAGAFGLVIANNASISGAEGGCQAEVGSASAMSAAALTLAAGGTPYQASQAIAFVIKNMLGLICDPVAGLVEVPCVKRNAMGASFAFIAADMALAGIESKIPVDEVIDAMYQVGASMPTAFRETAEGGLATTPTGRRLQKEIFGE, from the coding sequence ATGTTTTATTCTATCAAAGAATTGGTCGAGCAAGCAGATCTGGACTTTCAAGGAAATGTCGCAGAACTCATGATTACAACAGAGTTTGAATTGACCGGTCGCGAACGTGAAGAAGTCTTCCTTCTCATGGAACGCAATCTGGAAGTTATGAAAGCCTCTGTCCAACTTGGCCTCAATGAAAATAAATCTCGTAGTGGCCTGACAGGTGGAGATGCTGCCAAATTGGATCACTACATCAAAAACGAAAAAACTTTATCAGATTACACGATTCTCTCTGCTGCCCGAAATGCTATCGCAGTCAATGAACACAATGCTAAAATGGGCTTGGTCTGCGCTACTCCTACCGCAGGAAGTGCCGGTTGTCTCCCTTCCGTTCTCACTGCTGCTATTGAAAAATTAGACCTCAGCCACGAGCAACAATTGGATTTCCTCTTTGCTGCTGGTGCCTTTGGACTAGTCATCGCAAACAATGCCTCCATCTCAGGTGCTGAGGGTGGGTGTCAAGCTGAAGTTGGTTCAGCCTCTGCTATGAGTGCTGCCGCCTTGACTCTGGCTGCAGGTGGAACACCTTATCAGGCCAGTCAAGCTATTGCCTTTGTCATTAAAAATATGCTAGGCCTCATCTGTGACCCTGTTGCAGGTTTGGTCGAAGTTCCCTGTGTCAAACGTAATGCCATGGGAGCTAGCTTTGCTTTCATCGCAGCAGACATGGCCTTGGCAGGTATCGAATCTAAAATCCCTGTGGATGAAGTGATCGATGCCATGTACCAAGTAGGAGCAAGCATGCCAACTGCCTTTCGTGAAACAGCTGAAGGTGGACTCGCTACCACCCCTACTGGTCGTCGCCTCCAAAAAGAGATTTTCGGAGAATAA
- a CDS encoding HAD family hydrolase: protein MTSITAIFFDLDGTLVDSSIGIHNAFTYTFKELGVPSPDAKTIRGFMGPPLESSFATCLSKDQISEAMQIYRSYYKAKGIYEAQLFPQIIDLLEELSSSYPLYITTTKNTSTAQDMAKNLEIHHFFDGIYGSSPEAPHKADVIHQALQTHQLAPEQAIIIGDTKFDMLGARETGIQKLAVTWGFGEQADLLNYQPDYIAHKPLEVLAYFQ, encoded by the coding sequence ATGACCTCTATCACAGCGATTTTTTTCGATTTGGATGGAACCCTCGTTGATAGTTCTATCGGGATTCACAATGCCTTTACCTATACCTTTAAAGAGCTGGGGGTGCCTAGCCCTGATGCCAAAACTATTCGTGGTTTTATGGGACCACCTCTCGAAAGTAGTTTTGCGACCTGCCTGTCCAAAGACCAAATTTCTGAAGCCATGCAGATATATCGTTCTTACTATAAGGCAAAAGGCATCTATGAAGCTCAACTCTTTCCTCAGATTATAGACTTGCTTGAGGAGTTATCGAGCAGTTATCCACTCTACATCACCACGACAAAGAATACATCTACTGCTCAAGACATGGCCAAAAACTTGGAAATCCATCATTTCTTTGATGGTATTTATGGTTCTAGCCCTGAAGCACCCCATAAGGCAGATGTCATTCACCAAGCCTTACAGACACATCAACTAGCACCAGAACAAGCCATCATCATCGGAGATACCAAGTTTGATATGCTGGGAGCTCGAGAAACAGGTATTCAGAAATTGGCCGTCACTTGGGGATTTGGAGAGCAAGCAGATCTACTAAACTATCAACCTGATTATATCGCTCACAAACCCTTAGAAGTTTTGGCGTATTTTCAATAG
- a CDS encoding polysaccharide biosynthesis protein: protein MNKKLTDYVIDLVEILNKQQKQVFWGIFDIFSMVVSIIVSYILFYGLINPAPVDYIIYTSLAFLFYQLMVDFWGLSASISRYSKITDFMKIFFGVTASSVLSYSICYAFLPLFSIRFIILFILLSAFLILLPRITWQLIYSRRKKGSGDGEHRRTFLIGAGDGGALFMDSYQHPTSELELVGILDKDSKKKGQKLGGIPVLGSYDNLPELAKRHQIERVIVAIPSLDPSEYERILQMCNKLGVKCYKMPKVETVVQGLHQAGTGFQKIDITDLLGRQEIRLDESRLGAELTGKTILVTGAGGSIGSEICRQVSRFNPERIVLLGHGENSIYLVYHELIRKFQGIDYVPVIADIQDYDRLLQVFEQYKPAIVYHAAAHKHVPMMERNPKEAFKNNIRGTYNVARAVDEAKVPKMVMISTDKAVNPPNVMGATKRVAELIVTGFNQRSQSTYCAVRFGNVLGSRGSVIPVFERQIAEGGPVTVTDFRMTRYFMTIPEASRLVIHAGAYAKDGEVFILDMGKPVKIYDLAKKMVLLSGHTESEIPIVEVGIRPGEKLYEELLVSTELVDNQVMDKIFVGKVNVMPLESINQKIGEFRTLSGDELKQAIIAFANQTTHIE from the coding sequence ATGAATAAAAAACTCACAGATTATGTGATTGATCTGGTGGAAATTTTAAATAAACAACAAAAGCAGGTTTTCTGGGGAATATTTGATATTTTCAGTATGGTGGTTTCCATCATTGTATCTTATATTTTATTTTATGGGCTGATTAATCCAGCACCTGTTGACTACATTATCTATACGAGTTTGGCCTTCCTGTTCTATCAATTGATGGTTGATTTTTGGGGCTTGAGCGCGAGTATTAGTCGTTACAGCAAGATTACGGATTTCATGAAAATCTTTTTTGGTGTGACTGCTAGCAGTGTCTTGTCATATAGTATCTGTTATGCCTTCTTGCCACTCTTCTCCATCCGTTTTATCATTCTCTTTATCTTGTTGAGTGCCTTCTTGATTTTATTGCCACGGATTACTTGGCAGTTAATCTACTCCAGACGCAAAAAAGGTAGTGGTGATGGAGAACACCGTCGGACCTTCTTGATTGGTGCCGGTGATGGTGGGGCTCTCTTTATGGATAGTTACCAACATCCAACCAGTGAATTAGAACTGGTCGGTATTTTGGATAAGGATTCTAAGAAAAAGGGTCAAAAACTTGGTGGTATTCCTGTTTTGGGCTCTTATGACAATCTGCCTGAATTAGCCAAACGCCATCAAATCGAGCGTGTCATCGTTGCGATTCCGTCGCTGGATCCGTCAGAATATGAGCGTATCTTGCAGATGTGTAATAAGCTGGGTGTCAAATGTTACAAGATGCCTAAGGTTGAAACTGTTGTTCAGGGCCTTCACCAAGCAGGTACTGGCTTCCAAAAAATTGATATTACGGACCTTTTGGGTCGTCAGGAAATCCGTCTTGACGAATCGCGTCTGGGTGCAGAACTGACAGGTAAGACCATCTTAGTCACAGGAGCTGGAGGTTCAATCGGTTCTGAAATCTGTCGTCAAGTTAGTCGCTTCAATCCTGAACGCATTGTCTTGCTCGGTCATGGGGAAAACTCAATCTACCTTGTTTATCATGAATTGATTCGTAAGTTCCAAGGGATTGATTATGTACCTGTGATTGCGGACATTCAAGACTATGATCGTTTGTTGCAAGTCTTTGAGCAGTACAAACCTGCTATTGTTTATCATGCGGCAGCCCACAAGCATGTTCCTATGATGGAGCGCAATCCAAAAGAAGCCTTCAAAAACAATATCCGTGGAACTTACAATGTTGCTAGAGCCGTTGATGAAGCCAAGGTGCCTAAGATGGTTATGATTTCGACAGATAAGGCAGTCAATCCACCAAATGTTATGGGAGCAACCAAGCGCGTGGCGGAGTTGATTGTCACTGGCTTTAACCAACGTAGCCAATCAACCTACTGTGCAGTTCGTTTTGGGAATGTTCTTGGTAGCCGTGGTAGTGTCATTCCAGTCTTTGAACGTCAGATTGCTGAAGGTGGGCCTGTAACGGTGACAGACTTCCGCATGACCCGTTACTTTATGACCATTCCAGAAGCTAGCCGTCTGGTTATCCATGCTGGTGCTTATGCCAAAGATGGGGAAGTCTTTATCCTTGATATGGGCAAACCAGTCAAGATTTATGACTTGGCCAAGAAGATGGTGCTTCTAAGTGGCCACACTGAAAGTGAAATTCCAATCGTTGAAGTTGGAATCCGCCCAGGTGAAAAACTCTACGAAGAACTCTTGGTATCAACCGAACTCGTTGATAATCAAGTTATGGATAAGATTTTCGTTGGTAAGGTTAATGTCATGCCTTTAGAATCCATCAATCAAAAGATTGGAGAGTTCCGCACTCTCAGTGGAGATGAGTTGAAGCAAGCTATTATCGCCTTTGCTAATCAAACAACCCACATTGAATAA
- a CDS encoding glycosyltransferase family 2 protein: MSSKVSGFQDKNGKVLKIMIEWWKGKFRRVVVTQNVESLLVSIVISAYNEEKYLPGLIEDLKNQTYPKENIEILFINAMSTDGTTAIIQQFIKEDAEFNSIRLYNNPKKNQASGFNLGVKHSVGGLILKIDAHSKVTESFVMNNVAVIQQGEFVCGGPRPTIVKGKGKWAETLHLVEENMFGSSIANYRNSSEDRYVSSIFHGMYKREVFQKVGLVNEQLGRTEDNDIHYRIREHGYKIRYSPSILSYQYIRPTFKKMLHQKYSNGLWIGLTSHVQFKCLSLFHYVPCLFVLSLVFSLALLPITFVFITLLLGAYFLLLSLLSLLTLLTLLKHKNGFLIVMPFLLFSIHFAYGLGTIVGLIRGFKWKKEYKGTVIYLEK, encoded by the coding sequence ATGTCAAGTAAGGTTTCTGGCTTTCAAGATAAAAATGGAAAAGTCTTGAAAATTATGATAGAATGGTGGAAGGGAAAATTCAGGAGAGTAGTAGTGACTCAAAATGTTGAAAGTCTTCTCGTATCCATTGTAATCAGTGCATACAATGAAGAAAAATATCTGCCTGGTCTAATTGAAGACTTAAAAAATCAAACCTATCCTAAAGAGAATATTGAAATTCTATTTATAAATGCTATGTCCACAGATGGGACCACAGCTATCATTCAGCAATTTATAAAAGAAGATGCAGAGTTTAACTCAATTAGATTGTATAACAATCCTAAGAAAAATCAAGCTAGTGGTTTTAACCTGGGAGTTAAGCATTCTGTAGGGGGCCTTATTTTAAAAATTGATGCTCATTCAAAAGTTACTGAGAGTTTTGTAATGAACAATGTGGCTGTTATTCAACAAGGTGAATTTGTCTGTGGAGGGCCTAGACCGACGATTGTCAAAGGAAAAGGAAAATGGGCAGAGACCTTGCATCTTGTTGAGGAAAATATGTTTGGCAGTAGCATTGCCAATTATCGAAATAGTTCCGAGGATAGATATGTTTCTTCTATTTTTCATGGGATGTATAAACGAGAGGTTTTCCAGAAGGTTGGTTTAGTAAATGAGCAACTTGGCCGAACTGAAGATAATGATATTCATTATAGAATTCGAGAACATGGTTATAAAATCCGCTATAGCCCAAGTATTCTATCTTATCAGTATATTCGACCAACATTCAAGAAAATGCTGCATCAAAAGTATTCAAATGGTTTGTGGATTGGCTTGACAAGTCATGTTCAGTTTAAGTGTTTATCATTATTTCATTATGTTCCTTGTTTATTTGTTTTGAGTCTTGTGTTTAGTCTAGCATTGTTACCGATCACATTCGTATTCATAACTTTACTATTAGGTGCCTATTTTCTACTTTTATCATTACTGTCATTACTCACTTTGCTGACTTTATTAAAACATAAAAATGGATTTCTAATTGTGATGCCCTTTCTTTTATTTTCCATTCACTTTGCTTATGGCCTTGGGACGATTGTAGGTTTAATTAGAGGATTTAAATGGAAGAAGGAGTACAAGGGAACAGTAATTTATTTGGAAAAATAA
- a CDS encoding CynX/NimT family MFS transporter, whose product MKKQSLFFVPGIILIGVSLRTPFTVLPIILGNISQGLEVEVSSLGVLTSLPLLMFTLFSPFSTRLAQKIGLEHLFTYSLFFLTIGSLIRLINLPLLYLGTLMVGASVAVINVLLPSLIQANQPKKIGFLTTLYVTSMGIATALASYLAVPITQASSWKGLILLLTLLCLATFLVWLPNHRYNHRLAPQTKQKSQIKVMRNKQVWAIIIFSGFQSLIFYTAMTWLPTMSIHAGLSSHEAGLLTSILSLISIPFSMTIPSLTTSLSTRNRQLMLTLVSLAGVVGISMLFFPINNFIYWLAIHLLIGTATSALFPYLMVNFSLKTSAPEKTAQLSGLSQTGGYILAAFGPTLFGYSFDLFHSWVPAVAALLLIDILMTVALFTVDRADKIL is encoded by the coding sequence ATGAAAAAGCAATCACTCTTTTTTGTTCCAGGTATTATCCTGATTGGTGTTTCCTTGCGAACTCCTTTTACTGTTTTACCCATTATTTTGGGAAATATTTCGCAAGGTCTGGAGGTAGAAGTTAGTTCGCTTGGTGTCTTGACCAGCCTGCCTCTCCTTATGTTTACCCTCTTTTCACCATTTTCTACCCGACTGGCTCAGAAAATCGGCTTGGAGCATCTCTTCACCTACAGCCTCTTCTTCTTGACCATCGGCTCACTTATTCGACTAATCAATCTGCCCCTGCTCTATCTAGGAACCTTGATGGTTGGGGCAAGTGTCGCAGTCATCAATGTCCTGCTTCCTAGTCTTATCCAAGCCAATCAACCAAAGAAAATTGGTTTTCTGACCACCTTATATGTAACGTCTATGGGGATTGCAACGGCTCTGGCTTCCTATCTAGCTGTGCCCATTACACAAGCCAGTTCTTGGAAAGGACTTATCCTCCTCCTCACGTTACTCTGTCTAGCAACTTTTTTGGTCTGGCTCCCAAATCACCGCTATAATCATAGACTAGCTCCACAAACCAAACAAAAAAGTCAAATAAAGGTCATGCGTAATAAACAGGTTTGGGCAATTATTATCTTTTCAGGTTTTCAATCCTTGATCTTTTACACCGCCATGACCTGGTTACCTACCATGTCTATCCATGCAGGTCTATCCAGTCACGAAGCTGGCTTGCTGACTTCTATCTTATCTCTGATTAGCATTCCTTTTTCAATGACCATCCCAAGCCTGACAACCAGTTTATCTACTCGCAACCGTCAGCTCATGCTCACTCTGGTTTCACTAGCTGGTGTGGTCGGCATTTCCATGCTCTTTTTCCCAATCAATAATTTCATTTACTGGCTTGCCATCCATCTCCTCATCGGAACCGCAACCAGCGCCCTCTTCCCTTATCTCATGGTCAACTTTTCACTCAAGACAAGCGCCCCTGAAAAGACAGCCCAATTGTCCGGCCTATCTCAAACAGGAGGCTATATCCTAGCAGCCTTTGGGCCAACCCTCTTTGGTTACAGTTTTGACCTATTCCACTCTTGGGTACCAGCTGTAGCTGCCCTCTTGCTCATCGATATCCTGATGACTGTGGCCCTCTTTACAGTGGACAGAGCGGATAAGATCCTTTAA
- a CDS encoding PadR family transcriptional regulator, with product MYFPTSSALIEFLILAVLEQGDSYGYEISQTIKLIANIKESTLYPILKKLEGNSFLTTYSREFQGRMRKYYSLTNGGIEQLLTLKDEWALYTDTINGIIEGSIRHDKN from the coding sequence ATGTACTTTCCAACATCCTCTGCCTTGATTGAATTTCTCATCTTGGCCGTACTGGAGCAGGGTGATTCTTATGGTTATGAGATTAGCCAAACCATTAAGCTGATCGCTAATATCAAAGAATCCACACTCTATCCCATTCTCAAAAAATTGGAAGGCAATAGCTTTCTGACAACCTATTCTAGAGAGTTCCAAGGTCGCATGCGCAAATACTACTCCTTGACAAACGGTGGTATAGAGCAGCTCTTGACCCTAAAAGATGAATGGGCACTCTATACAGACACCATCAATGGCATCATAGAAGGGAGTATCCGCCATGACAAGAACTGA
- a CDS encoding DUF1700 domain-containing protein gives MTRTEYLTQLELYLKKLPEADRIEAMDYFRELFDDAGVEGEEELIASLGTPKEAAHEVLSNLLDKKINEAPAQKNNRQILHIALLALLAAPIGIPLGIAILVTLFAILVAALTVILAFFAVSILGIIGGFLFLVESFTVLAQAKSAFILIFGSGLLAIGASSLVLLGISYVARFFGLLIVRLVQFVLKKRKRGNQHA, from the coding sequence ATGACAAGAACTGAATACCTGACTCAGCTAGAACTCTATCTCAAGAAACTACCTGAAGCTGACCGTATCGAAGCCATGGACTATTTCAGAGAGCTCTTTGACGATGCTGGAGTCGAAGGAGAAGAAGAACTCATCGCTAGTTTGGGAACTCCCAAAGAAGCGGCCCACGAAGTTCTATCCAATCTTCTCGATAAAAAAATCAATGAAGCACCCGCTCAAAAAAATAACCGACAAATTTTACATATCGCCTTGTTAGCCCTCCTTGCAGCACCTATCGGCATTCCTCTGGGAATCGCCATCCTCGTGACCCTGTTCGCAATCCTTGTAGCCGCTTTGACTGTCATTCTGGCTTTCTTTGCAGTTTCCATACTGGGTATCATCGGCGGATTCCTATTTTTAGTTGAAAGTTTCACTGTCCTCGCCCAAGCCAAATCAGCCTTTATCTTGATTTTTGGTTCTGGTTTACTGGCTATCGGTGCTTCTTCGCTAGTTTTACTAGGCATTTCCTATGTAGCTCGCTTCTTCGGTCTACTCATTGTTCGCCTGGTACAATTTGTTCTTAAAAAAAGAAAGAGAGGTAACCAGCATGCGTAA
- a CDS encoding DUF4097 domain-containing protein: protein MRKWTKGFLIFGVVTTVIGFILLFVGIQSDGIKSLLSMSKEPIYDSRTEKLTFGKEVENLEITLHQHALTITDSFDDQIHISYHPSLSAHHDLITNQNDRTLSLTDKKLSETPFLSSGIGGILHIASSYSSRFEEVILQLPKGRTLKGINISANRGQTTIINASLENATLNTNSYILRIEGSRIKNSKLTTPNIVNIFDTVLTDSQLESTENHFHAENIQVHGKVELTAKDYLRIILNQKESQRINWDISSNYGSIFQFTREKPESRGTELSNPYKTEKTDVKDQLIARSDDNIDLISTPSRR, encoded by the coding sequence ATGCGTAAATGGACAAAAGGATTTCTCATCTTTGGTGTGGTGACTACCGTTATCGGCTTTATCCTTCTTTTTGTAGGTATCCAATCTGACGGGATTAAAAGCCTACTTTCCATGTCCAAAGAACCTATCTATGATAGCCGTACGGAAAAGCTAACCTTTGGCAAGGAAGTCGAAAACCTAGAAATTACTCTCCACCAACACGCGCTCACCATCACAGACTCTTTCGATGATCAAATCCACATTTCTTACCATCCATCTCTTTCTGCTCACCATGATCTTATCACCAATCAGAACGATAGAACTCTGAGTCTCACTGATAAGAAACTGTCTGAAACTCCGTTTCTCTCTTCTGGAATTGGTGGGATTCTTCATATCGCAAGTAGCTACTCTAGTCGTTTTGAAGAAGTTATTCTCCAGCTACCAAAAGGGAGAACTCTAAAAGGGATCAACATCTCAGCCAATCGCGGACAAACCACCATCATAAATGCTAGCCTTGAAAATGCGACCCTCAATACAAACAGCTATATCCTCCGAATTGAAGGAAGTCGTATCAAAAACAGTAAACTCACAACGCCCAATATCGTTAATATCTTTGATACAGTTCTTACAGATAGTCAGCTAGAGTCAACAGAGAATCACTTCCACGCTGAAAATATCCAAGTCCATGGCAAGGTTGAACTGACTGCCAAAGATTATCTCAGAATCATCCTAAACCAGAAAGAAAGCCAACGAATTAACTGGGACATCTCAAGCAACTATGGTTCTATCTTCCAATTCACAAGAGAAAAGCCTGAATCAAGAGGTACGGAATTAAGCAACCCTTACAAAACTGAAAAAACCGATGTCAAGGATCAACTCATTGCGAGATCTGATGATAATATTGATCTAATATCCACACCAAGCAGACGTTGA
- a CDS encoding DUF6574 domain-containing protein — protein sequence MKQEWFESNDFVKTTSKNKPEEQAQEVADKAEETIADLDTPIEKNTQLEEEVPQAEVELESQQEEKIEAPEDSEARTEIEEKKASNSTEEEPDLSKETEKVTIAEESQEALPQQKATTKEPLLISKSLESPYIPDQAPKSRDKWKEQVLDFWSWLVEAIKSPTSKLETSITHSYTAFLLLILFSASSFFFSIYHIKHAYYGHIASINSRFPEQLAPLTLFSIISILVATTLFFFSFLLGSFVVRRFIHQEKDWTLDKVLQQYSQLLAIPIFLTAIASFFAFFDSLRFTALLCVISIGIILLASLHIITRPSQASETDSFYQLFLSVLVNGVIILLFFVAEVALIGDYLRILAFL from the coding sequence ATGAAACAAGAATGGTTTGAAAGTAATGATTTTGTAAAAACAACAAGCAAGAACAAGCCTGAAGAGCAAGCTCAAGAGGTTGCAGACAAGGCTGAAGAAACGATAGCCGATCTCGATACACCAATTGAAAAAAATACTCAGTTAGAGGAGGAAGTCCCTCAAGCTGAAGTCGAATTGGAAAGCCAGCAAGAAGAGAAAATTGAAGCTCCTGAAGACAGTGAAGCGAGAACAGAAATAGAAGAAAAGAAGGCATCTAATTCTACTGAAGAAGAGCCAGACCTTTCTAAAGAAACAGAAAAAGTCACTATAGCTGAAGAGAGCCAAGAAGCTCTTCCTCAGCAAAAAGCAACCACGAAAGAGCCACTTCTTATCAGTAAATCTTTAGAAAGTCCTTATATCCCCGACCAAGCTCCAAAATCTAGGGATAAATGGAAAGAGCAAGTGCTTGATTTTTGGTCTTGGCTAGTGGAAGCGATCAAATCTCCTACAAGTAAGTTGGAAACAAGTATCACACACAGTTACACAGCCTTTCTCTTGCTCATTCTGTTTTCTGCATCTTCCTTTTTCTTTAGTATCTATCACATCAAACATGCTTACTATGGACATATAGCAAGCATTAACAGTCGCTTCCCTGAGCAGCTAGCTCCTTTAACTCTTTTTTCTATCATCTCTATCCTAGTAGCGACAACACTCTTCTTCTTTTCATTCCTCTTGGGTAGTTTCGTTGTGAGACGATTTATCCACCAGGAAAAGGACTGGACGCTAGACAAGGTTCTCCAACAATATAGTCAACTCTTAGCAATTCCAATCTTCCTCACTGCTATTGCTAGTTTCTTTGCTTTCTTTGATAGCCTACGATTTACAGCCCTCTTGTGTGTGATTAGCATTGGAATCATTCTGCTTGCCAGTCTCCATATCATTACAAGACCAAGTCAAGCAAGTGAAACCGACTCCTTCTATCAATTATTCTTGTCTGTCCTTGTGAACGGAGTTATTATCCTCCTCTTCTTTGTAGCTGAAGTGGCACTGATTGGAGATTATCTTCGTATCTTGGCCTTTCTTTAA